In a genomic window of Variovorax paradoxus:
- a CDS encoding sulfite exporter TauE/SafE family protein gives MSAQHLVLMSLAVLVAAFVQGATGVGFALIAAPVIGLVRPELLPVCVLVLMLPLNLYVAWRERGAIDGTGARWITGGRVAGTAGGLWVLAALSAGQLSLFVGASTVVAALVTLLMPAFSPGRGAFVGAGLVTGITETATGIGGPPLALVYQHQPAPTMRSTIALCFLLGELVSLAVLLATGRVGLPQLQAAALLLPALVVGAVLSRLVHRRVNGRLLRIFVQLFAIVSGLVLLVKAF, from the coding sequence ATGAGCGCGCAGCACCTCGTGCTGATGTCGCTGGCCGTGCTGGTCGCCGCCTTCGTGCAGGGCGCGACCGGCGTCGGCTTCGCGCTCATCGCCGCGCCGGTGATCGGGCTCGTGCGCCCCGAGCTGCTGCCGGTGTGCGTGCTGGTGCTGATGCTGCCGCTGAACCTCTACGTGGCCTGGCGCGAGCGCGGCGCCATCGACGGCACCGGCGCGCGCTGGATCACCGGCGGGCGCGTCGCGGGCACCGCGGGCGGCCTGTGGGTGCTGGCGGCGCTCAGCGCGGGCCAGCTCTCGCTGTTCGTCGGCGCCTCGACCGTCGTGGCCGCGCTGGTCACCCTGCTGATGCCGGCCTTCTCGCCGGGGCGCGGCGCCTTCGTCGGCGCCGGGCTGGTCACGGGCATCACCGAGACCGCCACCGGCATCGGCGGCCCGCCGCTGGCGCTGGTCTACCAGCACCAGCCGGCGCCCACCATGCGTTCGACCATCGCGCTGTGCTTCCTGCTCGGCGAGCTGGTGTCGCTGGCCGTGCTGCTGGCCACCGGCCGCGTCGGCCTGCCGCAGCTGCAGGCCGCGGCGCTGCTGCTGCCGGCGCTGGTCGTGGGCGCGGTGCTGAGCCGCCTCGTGCATCGCCGCGTGAACGGGCGGCTGCTGCGCATCTTCGTGCAGCTGTTCGCGATCGTCTCGGGGCTGGTGCTGCTGGTGAAGGCCTTCTGA
- a CDS encoding GNAT family N-acetyltransferase — MDRTLIEPETPRLRLRQWRESDLAPFAALVADPQVMEFFPATLSRAESDALVARFVERIEQNGWGFWAAEHKESGELIGFTGLNAPAYPLPFSPCVEIGWRLARQWWGQGLASEAARASLAVGFERLGLDEIVSFTALPNRRSSAVMQRLGMREDPSGAFDHPLLAEGHPLRRHCLYRLDRAAWQAQRGA, encoded by the coding sequence ATGGACCGCACGCTCATCGAACCCGAAACGCCCCGTCTTCGCCTGCGCCAGTGGCGCGAGAGCGACCTCGCGCCCTTCGCCGCGCTGGTCGCCGATCCGCAGGTGATGGAGTTCTTTCCCGCCACGCTGTCGCGCGCGGAGAGCGACGCGCTGGTCGCGCGCTTCGTCGAGCGCATCGAACAGAACGGCTGGGGCTTCTGGGCCGCCGAGCACAAGGAGTCGGGCGAGCTGATCGGCTTCACCGGCCTCAACGCGCCGGCCTATCCCCTGCCCTTCTCGCCCTGCGTGGAGATCGGCTGGCGGCTCGCGCGCCAGTGGTGGGGCCAGGGCCTCGCGAGCGAGGCGGCGCGCGCCTCATTGGCCGTGGGCTTCGAGCGGCTCGGGCTGGACGAGATCGTGTCCTTCACCGCGCTGCCCAACCGGCGCTCGAGCGCGGTGATGCAGCGCCTGGGCATGCGCGAGGACCCGTCCGGCGCGTTCGACCATCCGCTGCTGGCCGAGGGCCATCCGCTGCGCCGCCATTGCCTCTACCGGCTCGACCGCGCGGCCTGGCAGGCGCAACGAGGCGCCTGA
- a CDS encoding chloride channel protein codes for MSTSTHRRGDFALDARLLRIATLAAVIGAASTVAARVLLDLIRFFTNLFFFQSFSLADRSPAGHTMGAWVIAVPVVGGLVIGLIARYGSEKIRGHGIPEAIEAILFGRSKMSPKVAVLKPLSSGIAIGSGGPFGAEGPIIMTGGAIGSLIAQHFHLSAAERKALLVAGATAGMTAVFGTPVAAVLLAVELLLFELRPRSLLPVAIACAVAGFTRPLLMEAGPLFPLQTAAPGPLALLSCVVAGLLCGALSASLSLSLYKVEDLFGKLPLHWMWWPALGGLAVGIGGYFEPRALGVGYDVIGDLLHNQLAWQAVLALIAVKAIIWVIALGSGTSGGVLAPLLMMGAALGAVLSHLLPGGDPMLWPLVCMAATLGGTMRAPLMATVFAFGLTHDSNALLPLLATSATAYGFTVLTMRRSILTEKIARRGHHIYREYGIDPLERQFVEEVMTREVHTIDAALPVAEALAVYFGEGQAHRAFPVLRGREVIGVADRTVLAAWSNGTVGDAVAGTPPVVALPGENCRAVATRLARHGLERLPVVRDADSRLLVGIVARSDLIKPSLAHFHEEEQRERVRSLRWRR; via the coding sequence ATGTCCACTTCCACCCATCGCCGCGGCGACTTCGCGCTCGACGCGCGCCTGCTGCGCATCGCCACCCTGGCCGCCGTCATCGGCGCCGCGAGCACCGTGGCCGCGCGCGTGCTGCTCGACCTGATCCGCTTCTTCACCAACCTGTTCTTCTTCCAGAGCTTCTCGCTGGCCGACCGCTCGCCGGCCGGCCACACGATGGGCGCCTGGGTGATCGCGGTGCCGGTGGTCGGCGGGCTGGTGATCGGGCTGATCGCGCGCTACGGCTCCGAGAAGATCCGCGGCCACGGCATTCCCGAGGCCATCGAGGCGATCCTGTTCGGCCGCAGCAAGATGTCGCCGAAGGTGGCGGTGCTCAAGCCGCTGTCCTCGGGCATCGCGATCGGCAGCGGCGGGCCTTTCGGCGCCGAGGGGCCGATCATCATGACCGGCGGCGCCATCGGCTCCCTGATCGCGCAGCACTTCCACCTGTCGGCGGCCGAGCGCAAGGCGCTGCTGGTGGCCGGCGCCACCGCGGGCATGACGGCGGTGTTCGGCACGCCGGTGGCCGCGGTGCTGCTGGCGGTCGAGCTGCTGCTGTTCGAGCTGCGCCCGCGCAGCCTGCTGCCGGTGGCGATCGCCTGCGCGGTCGCGGGCTTCACGCGGCCGCTGCTGATGGAGGCCGGGCCGCTGTTCCCGCTGCAGACCGCGGCGCCGGGCCCGCTCGCGCTGCTGTCGTGCGTGGTGGCCGGACTGCTGTGCGGCGCGCTCTCGGCCAGCCTCTCGCTGTCGCTCTACAAGGTCGAGGACCTGTTCGGCAAGCTGCCGCTGCACTGGATGTGGTGGCCGGCGCTCGGCGGCCTCGCGGTGGGCATCGGCGGTTATTTCGAGCCGCGCGCGCTCGGCGTGGGCTACGACGTGATCGGCGACCTGCTGCACAACCAGCTGGCCTGGCAGGCGGTGCTGGCGCTGATCGCGGTCAAGGCGATCATCTGGGTGATCGCGCTCGGCTCGGGCACCTCGGGCGGCGTGCTGGCGCCGCTCCTGATGATGGGCGCGGCGCTCGGCGCGGTGCTCTCGCACCTGCTGCCGGGCGGCGACCCGATGCTGTGGCCGCTGGTCTGCATGGCCGCCACGCTCGGCGGCACCATGCGCGCGCCGCTGATGGCCACCGTGTTCGCCTTCGGGCTCACGCACGACAGCAATGCGCTGCTGCCGCTGCTGGCCACCTCGGCCACCGCCTACGGCTTCACCGTGCTCACCATGCGTCGTTCGATCCTCACCGAGAAGATCGCGCGTCGCGGCCATCACATCTACCGCGAGTACGGCATCGATCCGCTCGAGCGCCAGTTCGTGGAAGAGGTGATGACGCGCGAGGTGCACACCATCGACGCCGCCCTGCCGGTGGCCGAGGCGCTGGCCGTGTACTTCGGCGAGGGCCAGGCGCACCGCGCGTTCCCGGTGCTGCGCGGGCGCGAGGTGATCGGCGTGGCCGACCGCACCGTGCTTGCCGCCTGGAGCAACGGCACCGTCGGCGATGCCGTGGCCGGCACGCCGCCGGTGGTCGCGCTGCCCGGCGAGAACTGCCGCGCGGTCGCCACGCGGCTCGCGCGCCACGGGCTCGAGCGGCTGCCGGTGGTGCGCGATGCCGATTCGCGCCTCTTGGTCGGCATCGTGGCGCGCAGCGACCTCATCAAGCCCTCGCTCGCGCACTTCCACGAGGAAGAGCAGCGCGAGCGGGTGCGCAGCCTGCGCTGGAGACGCTGA
- a CDS encoding zinc-binding alcohol dehydrogenase family protein → MKAVGYYQPLPIDNPEALQDIELPAPQPGARDLLVRVKAVSVNPVDTKVRRNAAPEAGQAKVLGWDAVGTVEAIGAGVTGFKVGDRVYYAGSIVRPGANSELHAVDERIAAIAPGTLDDAQAAALPLTTITAYELLFDRLRVPKGGGAGQTLLITGGAGGVGSILIQLARQLTQLRVVATASRAETRAWCLELGAHLVIDHSKPLAAELKAAGIAAVDMVASLTQTEQHYAQIIESLKPQGQLAVIDDMKTLDAMPLKTKSLSLHWEMMFARSRFETPDIAEQGALLAEVAALVDAGRVRTTANASFGTINAANLRRAHALIESGKAQGKVVLAGF, encoded by the coding sequence ATGAAAGCCGTCGGCTACTACCAGCCCCTCCCCATCGACAACCCCGAAGCGCTGCAGGACATCGAGCTGCCCGCGCCCCAGCCCGGCGCGCGCGACCTGCTGGTGCGCGTGAAGGCGGTGTCGGTCAATCCGGTCGACACCAAGGTGCGCAGGAACGCCGCCCCCGAGGCCGGCCAGGCCAAGGTGCTGGGCTGGGACGCGGTCGGCACGGTCGAGGCCATCGGCGCGGGCGTGACGGGCTTCAAGGTCGGCGACCGCGTCTACTACGCGGGCTCGATCGTGCGCCCGGGCGCCAACTCGGAACTGCATGCGGTCGACGAGCGCATCGCCGCGATCGCACCGGGCACGCTCGACGACGCCCAGGCCGCCGCGCTGCCGCTGACCACCATCACCGCCTACGAACTGCTGTTCGACCGCCTGCGCGTGCCCAAGGGCGGCGGCGCGGGCCAGACCCTGCTGATCACCGGCGGCGCCGGCGGCGTGGGCTCGATCCTGATCCAGCTCGCGCGCCAGCTCACGCAGCTGCGCGTGGTCGCCACCGCCTCGCGCGCCGAAACCCGCGCCTGGTGCCTGGAACTGGGCGCGCACCTCGTCATCGACCATTCGAAGCCGCTCGCGGCCGAGCTCAAGGCCGCCGGCATCGCCGCGGTCGACATGGTCGCGAGCCTCACGCAGACCGAGCAGCACTACGCGCAGATCATCGAGAGCCTCAAGCCCCAGGGCCAGCTCGCGGTGATCGACGACATGAAGACGCTCGACGCGATGCCGCTGAAGACCAAGAGCCTATCGCTGCACTGGGAAATGATGTTCGCGCGCTCGCGCTTCGAGACGCCCGACATCGCCGAGCAGGGCGCGCTGCTGGCCGAGGTGGCCGCGCTGGTCGACGCCGGCCGCGTGCGCACCACCGCGAACGCGAGCTTCGGCACCATCAACGCCGCCAATCTGCGCCGCGCCCATGCGCTGATCGAAAGCGGCAAGGCGCAGGGCAAGGTGGTGCTGGCCGGGTTCTGA
- a CDS encoding LysR family transcriptional regulator codes for MKIENISDLQVLVQTARAGTLTAAAHALGITPAAASATLKRLETQLGARLFERSTRAMRLTPQGQTLLDYAVRAFELLAEGESLVTADRGELVGTLRVAAPSDLTRSTLLPWFDEFLALHTGVQLSLSVGDRPLDVMRDEVDVALRYGALADSRLVARPFAMTNPLLTASPDYLRRHPAPKVPQDLVHHNCLIFNRGGRLHRVWRFAQNGQWMQVRVDGNRSVDDASLAREWAVAGHGVTLKSALDVRGDIEAGRLVHLMTDWETEPYPLHALLPSGRFVAARVRALVDFLALKFDLLGRGVFSG; via the coding sequence ATGAAGATTGAAAATATCTCGGACCTGCAGGTGCTGGTGCAGACCGCGCGCGCCGGCACGCTGACGGCCGCGGCCCATGCGCTGGGCATCACGCCGGCGGCCGCGAGCGCCACGCTCAAGCGGCTCGAGACGCAGCTCGGTGCGCGCCTGTTCGAGCGCTCCACGCGCGCCATGCGCCTGACACCGCAGGGCCAGACCCTGCTGGACTACGCGGTGCGCGCCTTCGAGCTCCTGGCCGAGGGCGAATCGCTGGTCACGGCCGACCGCGGCGAGCTGGTCGGCACGCTGCGCGTGGCCGCGCCCTCGGACCTCACGCGCAGCACCCTCTTGCCCTGGTTCGACGAGTTCCTCGCGCTGCACACGGGCGTGCAGCTGTCGCTGTCGGTGGGCGACCGGCCGCTGGACGTGATGCGCGACGAGGTCGACGTGGCGCTGCGCTACGGCGCGCTGGCCGATTCTCGGCTGGTGGCGCGGCCGTTCGCGATGACCAACCCCTTGTTGACCGCCTCGCCGGACTATCTGCGGCGGCATCCGGCGCCGAAGGTGCCGCAGGACCTGGTGCATCACAACTGCCTGATCTTCAATCGCGGGGGGCGGCTGCATCGGGTCTGGCGCTTTGCGCAGAACGGGCAGTGGATGCAGGTGCGGGTCGATGGGAATCGCAGCGTGGACGATGCTTCGCTGGCGCGGGAATGGGCGGTGGCGGGGCATGGGGTGACCTTGAAGTCGGCGCTCGATGTGCGCGGTGACATCGAAGCCGGGCGGCTGGTGCACCTGATGACGGATTGGGAGACGGAGCCTTATCCGTTGCATGCGTTGTTGCCTAGTGGGAGGTTTGTTGCGGCTCGGGTTCGGGCTTTGGTTGATTTCCTGGCTTTGAAGTTTGATTTGTTGGGGCGGGGTGTTTTCTCTGGGTAG
- a CDS encoding SDR family oxidoreductase, with product MDLELQDRHVLITGGSKGIGLACALGFLREGARVSLVSRDPANLEQGRQELLAAHAQAEGRVSLHAADLKDPSAALAALDAAEQAFGPVDVLVNSAGAARRTPPDDLTPAAWHDAMDAKYFSYIHMIDPVVKRMGQRGSGAIVNVIGQGGKVASPVHMAGGAANAALMLVSAGMAAAYAAKGVRVNAVNPGLTLTARLAEGMKADAKLQGIDTDEALKRATARLPLGRIATPEEVANTVLFLASGKASYVTGAIVAMDGAVTPMI from the coding sequence ATGGATCTCGAACTCCAGGACCGCCACGTACTCATCACCGGCGGCAGCAAGGGCATCGGCCTGGCCTGCGCGCTCGGCTTCCTGCGCGAGGGCGCGCGCGTGAGCCTGGTGTCGCGCGATCCGGCCAACCTCGAACAGGGCCGCCAGGAGCTGCTCGCGGCCCACGCGCAGGCCGAGGGCCGCGTCTCGCTGCATGCCGCCGACCTCAAGGACCCGTCGGCCGCCCTGGCCGCGCTCGACGCCGCCGAACAGGCCTTCGGCCCCGTCGACGTGCTCGTCAACTCGGCCGGCGCCGCGCGCCGCACCCCGCCCGACGACCTCACGCCCGCCGCCTGGCACGACGCGATGGACGCGAAGTACTTCAGCTACATCCACATGATCGACCCGGTGGTCAAGCGCATGGGGCAGCGCGGCAGCGGGGCCATCGTCAATGTCATCGGGCAGGGCGGCAAGGTCGCGAGCCCCGTGCACATGGCCGGTGGTGCCGCCAATGCGGCGCTGATGCTGGTCAGTGCGGGGATGGCTGCCGCTTATGCCGCCAAGGGGGTGCGCGTGAATGCGGTGAATCCTGGACTTACGCTGACTGCGCGGCTGGCTGAAGGGATGAAGGCGGATGCGAAGTTGCAGGGTATCGATACCGACGAGGCGCTGAAGCGGGCTACTGCGCGGCTGCCGCTGGGGCGGATTGCTACGCCGGAAGAAGTGGCGAATACGGTGCTGTTTCTGGCTTCGGGGAAGGCTAGTTATGTGACGGGGGCGATTGTGGCGATGGATGGGGCGGTTACGCCGATGATTTGA
- a CDS encoding creatininase family protein → MNAPTVSLPRFWSQLSTRDFAALDVAATVAVLPLGATEQHGPHLPLGVDTVLADGIVAAALPLLPAELPVLFLPTQQIGLSPEHARFAGTLTLSAETLIRMWSEIGAGVARAGVKKLVLFNAHGGHVGAMDIVARELRAAHGLIVYSASWFNLPLGEAGARFSAHEHRFGVHAGEIETSMMLALAPQLVRMDAAQDFRSSSEQRAADYAILGNGRSAKLGWAIEDYNAQGAAGNAAAATAPAGQAVVDAAAAQLALLLAEVSRLPLSTANTGPLP, encoded by the coding sequence ATGAACGCTCCCACGGTATCCCTGCCCCGCTTCTGGTCACAGCTGTCCACGCGCGACTTCGCCGCGCTCGATGTGGCAGCCACGGTGGCGGTGCTGCCGCTGGGCGCCACCGAGCAGCACGGGCCGCACCTGCCCCTCGGGGTCGACACGGTGCTGGCCGACGGCATCGTCGCGGCGGCGCTGCCGCTGCTGCCGGCCGAGCTGCCGGTGCTGTTCCTGCCGACCCAGCAGATCGGCCTGAGCCCCGAGCACGCGCGCTTCGCGGGCACGCTCACGCTGTCGGCCGAGACGCTGATCCGCATGTGGAGCGAGATCGGCGCCGGGGTGGCGCGCGCCGGGGTGAAGAAGCTGGTGCTGTTCAACGCGCATGGCGGCCACGTGGGCGCGATGGACATCGTGGCGCGCGAGCTGCGCGCCGCGCACGGGCTGATCGTCTATTCCGCGAGCTGGTTCAACCTGCCGCTGGGCGAGGCGGGCGCCCGATTCAGCGCGCACGAGCACCGCTTCGGCGTGCATGCGGGCGAGATCGAGACCTCGATGATGCTGGCGCTCGCGCCGCAGCTGGTGCGCATGGACGCGGCACAGGATTTCCGCTCCAGCTCGGAGCAGCGCGCGGCCGACTACGCGATCCTCGGCAACGGCAGGAGCGCGAAGCTGGGCTGGGCGATCGAGGACTACAACGCGCAGGGCGCGGCGGGCAATGCGGCGGCCGCCACGGCGCCGGCGGGCCAGGCGGTCGTCGATGCCGCGGCGGCGCAGCTCGCGCTGCTGCTGGCCGAGGTGTCGCGCCTGCCCTTGAGCACCGCGAACACCGGTCCGCTGCCCTGA
- a CDS encoding threonine dehydratase, with protein sequence MRFTREEMEAALATVHAAMPPTPQYAWPLLERRLGAKLWAKHENHTPVGAFKIRGGLTYFETLAREQPEARHVISATRGNHGQSLGFAARRHGLAATIVVPHGNSVEKNAAMRALGVELVEHGEDFQAASEHAAVLAERDGLHRVPSFHRELVRGVSTAYVEFFEALEHAPPDVLFVPIGLGSGFAGAAAARAHCGVATKIVGVVSAHATAYLDSFRARSPVESPVSTRLADGMACRVPVPESLEVLLREAEDVIAVSDEEVGEAMRILFSDTHNVAEGAGAAALAGALQQRERWRGKTVGISLTGGNVDSGMFAEVLARA encoded by the coding sequence ATGCGATTCACCCGCGAAGAAATGGAAGCCGCGCTCGCCACCGTGCACGCGGCGATGCCGCCCACGCCGCAGTACGCCTGGCCGCTGCTCGAACGGCGCCTGGGCGCGAAGCTCTGGGCCAAGCACGAGAACCACACGCCGGTCGGCGCCTTCAAGATCCGCGGCGGCCTGACCTACTTCGAGACGCTGGCGCGCGAACAGCCCGAGGCGCGCCACGTGATCAGCGCCACGCGCGGCAACCATGGCCAGTCGCTGGGCTTCGCGGCGCGCCGCCACGGCCTGGCCGCGACCATCGTGGTGCCGCATGGCAACTCGGTCGAGAAGAACGCCGCCATGCGCGCGCTCGGCGTCGAGCTGGTCGAGCACGGCGAGGACTTCCAGGCCGCGTCCGAGCATGCGGCCGTGCTGGCCGAGCGCGACGGCTTGCACCGCGTGCCCTCGTTCCATCGCGAGCTGGTGCGCGGCGTGTCGACCGCCTACGTCGAGTTCTTCGAGGCGCTCGAGCACGCGCCGCCCGACGTGCTGTTCGTGCCCATCGGCCTGGGCTCGGGCTTCGCGGGCGCGGCCGCGGCGCGCGCGCACTGCGGCGTCGCCACCAAGATCGTCGGCGTGGTGTCGGCCCATGCCACGGCCTACCTTGATTCGTTCCGCGCGCGCAGCCCGGTCGAGTCGCCGGTCAGCACGCGCCTGGCCGACGGCATGGCCTGCCGCGTGCCGGTGCCCGAGTCGCTCGAGGTGCTGCTGCGCGAGGCCGAAGACGTGATCGCGGTCAGCGACGAGGAGGTCGGCGAGGCGATGCGCATCCTCTTCAGCGACACCCACAACGTGGCCGAGGGCGCGGGCGCCGCCGCGCTCGCCGGCGCGCTTCAGCAGCGGGAACGCTGGCGCGGCAAGACGGTGGGCATCAGCCTGACGGGCGGCAACGTCGACTCGGGCATGTTCGCCGAGGTGCTGGCGAGGGCCTGA
- a CDS encoding LysE family translocator: MLTLTEIAWFALASLLLALTPGPNMIYCVSRTLIQGRRAGLISLGGVLMAFLVHLCAAALGLTALLLAVPLAFDAIRFAGAAYLMWLAWQAVRPGGAAPFEARALPADPPGKLFRMGFLTNLLNPKVAMFYLSFFPQFIHPERGSVLLQSLQLGAAQMASSAVVNTTMIVGAASITAVLSKSEGWLRAQRYVMGSVLAALAVRVALTERK, encoded by the coding sequence ATGCTGACCCTGACCGAAATCGCCTGGTTCGCCCTCGCCTCGCTGCTGCTCGCGCTCACGCCCGGGCCGAACATGATCTATTGCGTCTCGCGCACCCTGATCCAGGGCCGCCGCGCCGGGCTGATCTCGCTGGGCGGCGTGCTGATGGCCTTCCTGGTGCACCTGTGCGCGGCCGCGCTCGGGCTCACGGCGCTGCTGCTCGCGGTGCCGCTGGCCTTCGACGCGATCCGCTTCGCGGGCGCGGCCTACCTGATGTGGCTCGCATGGCAGGCGGTGCGCCCCGGCGGCGCCGCGCCCTTCGAGGCCCGCGCGCTGCCGGCCGACCCGCCGGGCAAGCTGTTCCGCATGGGCTTCCTCACCAACCTGCTGAACCCGAAGGTGGCGATGTTCTATCTCTCGTTCTTTCCGCAGTTCATCCATCCCGAGCGCGGCTCGGTGCTGCTGCAGAGCCTGCAGCTCGGCGCCGCGCAGATGGCCAGCAGCGCCGTGGTCAACACGACCATGATCGTCGGCGCCGCGAGCATCACGGCCGTGCTGTCGAAGAGCGAAGGCTGGCTGCGCGCGCAGCGCTACGTGATGGGCAGCGTGCTGGCCGCGCTGGCGGTGCGCGTGGCGCTGACCGAAAGAAAGTGA
- a CDS encoding VOC family protein yields the protein MHAEVDHLVIAAASLAEGVAWCEATLGVVPAPGGAHPLMGTHNRLLNVASEAYPRAYAEIIAIEPGQAPSRPNTRRWFDLDDAELQAGLAQHGPRLIHFVARVPDARAAIQALAREEHAQIDRGQLLEASRDTAAGRLEWQIAVRDDGQRLFYGALPTLIQWGPVHPVDAMPASGLALRSLHATHPRAPALSAALSAIGLRALQVDAGPPNLVAVFDTPRGPVTLESRGL from the coding sequence ATGCATGCCGAAGTCGACCACCTCGTGATCGCCGCCGCCTCGCTGGCCGAGGGCGTGGCCTGGTGCGAGGCCACGCTGGGCGTGGTGCCCGCGCCCGGCGGCGCGCATCCGCTGATGGGCACGCACAACCGGCTGCTGAACGTCGCGAGCGAGGCCTATCCGCGCGCCTACGCCGAGATCATCGCGATCGAACCGGGCCAGGCGCCGTCGCGCCCGAACACGCGCCGCTGGTTCGATCTCGACGATGCCGAACTGCAGGCCGGGCTCGCGCAGCACGGCCCGCGGCTGATCCACTTCGTGGCGCGCGTGCCCGATGCGCGCGCCGCCATCCAGGCCCTGGCGCGCGAGGAGCATGCGCAGATCGACCGCGGCCAGTTGCTCGAGGCCTCGCGCGACACCGCGGCCGGCCGGCTCGAATGGCAGATCGCGGTGCGCGACGACGGCCAGCGGCTGTTCTACGGCGCGCTGCCCACGCTGATCCAGTGGGGCCCGGTGCATCCGGTCGACGCCATGCCGGCCTCGGGCCTCGCGCTGCGCTCGCTGCATGCCACCCATCCGCGCGCGCCGGCGCTGTCGGCCGCGCTCTCGGCCATCGGCCTGCGCGCGCTGCAGGTCGATGCCGGCCCACCGAACCTCGTGGCCGTGTTCGACACGCCGCGCGGCCCCGTCACCCTGGAATCCCGAGGACTCTGA
- a CDS encoding PhzF family phenazine biosynthesis protein, protein MKNPLRQAQDRLFKQVDVFTAHPYFGNPLAVVIDGSELDDAAMLRFAQWTNLSETTFLLPPTDPAADYRVRIFTPGGELPFAGHPTIGSCHAWLQAGGKPKAPGQVVQQCGAGLVPLRREGTRLAFAAPPLKRSAPSPALLAKVAGALGLKAQQVIAAQVLDNGPVWFGLLLEDADAVLALAPDHRALKELGVKAGVAGVPSVHDTSLLIGRSNREARAFGNRPAVPLDDGAKIDLEVRAFAEPIGVQEDPVTGSLNAGLAEWLIADGHMPARYLAAQGQCLGRAGRVHIERDAEGRIWVGGDAVTCVDGRVAL, encoded by the coding sequence ATGAAAAACCCCCTTCGACAAGCTCAGGACAGGCTTTTCAAGCAAGTCGACGTCTTCACCGCCCATCCCTACTTCGGCAACCCGCTGGCCGTGGTGATCGATGGCAGCGAGCTCGACGATGCGGCCATGCTGCGCTTCGCGCAGTGGACCAACCTGTCCGAAACCACCTTCCTGCTGCCGCCCACCGACCCCGCGGCCGACTACCGGGTGCGCATCTTCACGCCCGGCGGCGAGCTGCCGTTCGCGGGCCATCCCACCATCGGCAGCTGCCATGCCTGGCTGCAGGCCGGCGGCAAGCCCAAGGCCCCCGGCCAGGTGGTGCAGCAGTGCGGCGCCGGCCTGGTGCCGCTGCGGCGCGAGGGCACGCGGCTGGCCTTCGCGGCGCCGCCGCTCAAGCGCAGCGCGCCGAGCCCCGCGCTGCTGGCCAAGGTGGCCGGCGCGCTGGGCCTGAAGGCGCAGCAGGTGATCGCCGCGCAGGTGCTCGACAACGGCCCGGTCTGGTTCGGCCTGCTGCTCGAGGATGCCGACGCGGTGCTCGCGCTCGCGCCCGACCATCGCGCGCTGAAGGAACTGGGCGTGAAGGCCGGCGTGGCCGGCGTGCCCTCGGTGCACGACACCTCGCTCCTGATCGGCCGCTCGAACCGCGAGGCGCGCGCCTTCGGCAACCGCCCCGCCGTGCCGCTGGACGACGGCGCGAAGATCGACCTCGAGGTGCGCGCCTTCGCCGAGCCGATCGGCGTGCAGGAAGACCCGGTCACCGGCAGCCTCAACGCGGGCCTGGCCGAATGGCTGATCGCCGACGGCCACATGCCCGCGCGCTACCTGGCGGCGCAGGGCCAATGCCTGGGCCGCGCGGGCCGCGTCCACATCGAGCGCGATGCCGAGGGCCGGATCTGGGTCGGCGGCGATGCCGTGACCTGCGTCGACGGCCGCGTCGCGCTCTGA